The proteins below are encoded in one region of Bacteroides uniformis:
- a CDS encoding Nif3-like dinuclear metal center hexameric protein, with product MKIKELVSALERFAPLPLQDGFDNAGLQIGLTDAEATGALLCLDVTEAVLDEAIALGYNVVISHHPLIFKGYKSITGRDYVERCILKAIKNDIVVYAAHTNLDNAPGGVNFKIAEKIGLKNVRILEAKENALVKLTTFVPTAQAEDVRKALFDAGCGNIGNYDLCSYNMEGEGTFRAREGATPYCGAIGELHTEREVRIETIIPAYKKAATVKALLAAHPYEEPVYDIYPLQNSWPQAGAGVIGELEVPETELEFLKRIKKTFEVGCLRHNKLLGREIQTVALCGGAGAFLMPLAIRNRADVFITGEIKYHDYFGHDTDILLAEIGHYESEQYTKEIFYTIIRDLFPHFEVQMTKVNTNPIKYM from the coding sequence ATGAAAATTAAGGAATTAGTAAGCGCCCTTGAACGGTTCGCGCCTCTGCCATTGCAAGACGGATTTGATAATGCCGGCCTGCAAATCGGATTGACAGATGCGGAAGCAACAGGGGCTTTGTTGTGTCTTGACGTTACTGAAGCTGTACTGGATGAAGCCATTGCATTGGGATATAATGTGGTTATATCACATCACCCTCTCATTTTCAAAGGGTATAAATCCATCACGGGCAGGGATTATGTGGAACGTTGTATCTTGAAAGCCATCAAGAATGACATCGTTGTTTATGCTGCGCACACTAACCTGGATAATGCACCGGGAGGAGTGAACTTCAAGATTGCCGAGAAAATCGGTTTGAAGAATGTCCGTATCCTGGAAGCCAAGGAAAATGCGCTGGTAAAGCTGACCACATTTGTACCGACCGCCCAAGCGGAAGACGTGAGGAAAGCCTTGTTCGACGCTGGATGCGGCAATATCGGCAACTATGATTTGTGCAGTTATAACATGGAAGGCGAGGGGACATTCCGAGCCCGGGAAGGTGCCACCCCATACTGTGGAGCGATAGGGGAGCTGCATACCGAACGTGAAGTACGTATTGAGACAATCATACCCGCCTACAAAAAAGCGGCAACTGTCAAGGCACTGCTTGCGGCACATCCATATGAAGAACCGGTCTATGATATTTATCCCTTGCAAAACTCATGGCCACAAGCCGGAGCCGGTGTCATTGGCGAATTGGAAGTACCGGAGACAGAACTTGAATTCCTGAAACGGATAAAGAAAACCTTCGAAGTAGGGTGTCTCAGACATAACAAACTCCTCGGGCGGGAAATACAGACTGTTGCATTATGTGGCGGCGCCGGCGCTTTCCTAATGCCGCTTGCCATCCGCAACCGTGCAGATGTCTTTATCACCGGCGAGATAAAATACCATGACTATTTCGGACATGATACCGATATATTATTGGCTGAAATAGGGCATTATGAAAGTGAGCAATATACGAAAGAAATATTTTATACAATAATCCGGGATTTGTTTCCTCATTTTGAGGTCCAAATGACCAAAGTGAATACAAACCCCATAAAATACATGTAA
- a CDS encoding carbon-nitrogen hydrolase, with protein MTRKIKVGIIQQANTKDLRTNLMNLAKSIEACAAHGAQLVVLQELHNSLYFCQTENTQLFDLAEPIPGPSTGFYSELAAANDIVLVTSLFEKRAPGLYHNTAVVFERDGSIAGKYRKMHIPDDPAYYEKFYFTPGDIGFEPIQTSLGKLGVLVCWDQWYPEAARLMALKGAEILIYPTAIGWESSDTDDEKARQLNAWIISQRGHAVANGLPVVSVNRVGHEPDPSMQTNGILFWGNSFVAGPQGEFLAQAGNERPENIVVEVDLERSENVRRWWPFLRDRRIDAYAGLTKRFLD; from the coding sequence ATGACAAGAAAAATAAAAGTAGGTATTATCCAGCAGGCCAATACCAAGGACCTCAGGACTAATTTAATGAATTTGGCCAAAAGTATAGAGGCATGTGCGGCGCATGGGGCTCAATTGGTTGTTTTGCAGGAGCTGCATAACTCTCTGTATTTCTGTCAGACGGAAAACACGCAGTTGTTCGACTTGGCAGAACCGATTCCCGGTCCTTCTACGGGATTCTATTCAGAGTTGGCTGCTGCCAACGATATTGTGCTGGTCACTTCTCTGTTCGAGAAACGCGCTCCCGGATTGTATCATAACACAGCGGTTGTTTTTGAACGTGACGGCAGCATTGCCGGGAAATACCGGAAGATGCATATTCCTGATGACCCCGCCTATTATGAGAAATTCTATTTTACTCCCGGTGATATAGGCTTCGAACCTATTCAGACATCTTTGGGCAAATTGGGAGTTTTGGTGTGCTGGGACCAATGGTATCCGGAAGCAGCACGTCTGATGGCGCTGAAGGGAGCTGAAATACTAATATATCCTACGGCTATCGGTTGGGAAAGCAGTGATACGGATGATGAAAAGGCGCGTCAGCTCAATGCTTGGATTATCTCCCAGCGTGGACATGCTGTGGCCAACGGCTTGCCGGTTGTTTCAGTGAACCGTGTGGGACATGAGCCGGATCCTTCCATGCAGACCAATGGTATCTTGTTTTGGGGAAATAGTTTTGTGGCCGGACCGCAAGGCGAGTTCCTGGCCCAAGCAGGAAACGAACGGCCGGAAAATATCGTTGTAGAGGTGGACTTGGAACGCTCGGAAAATGTACGCCGTTGGTGGCCTTTCCTGCGCGACCGCAGAATTGATGCCTATGCCGGATTGACAAAACGATTTCTTGACTGA
- a CDS encoding agmatine deiminase family protein has protein sequence MGYFVGLPLGGAAEKDCQVRFGKNMTFQVETRAPHLPAEWALQSGIQLTWPHAGTDWTYMLDEVQECFVAIAHEIAARETLLIVTPEPDEVKKQILGRVNMENVRFLKCETNDTWARDHGAITLLDADGVSLLDFKFNGWGLKFASDKDNLITRRAVESEVMKGKYVNRLGFVLEGGSIESDGMGTLLTTSECLLSPNRNGQMNRVEIEEYLRSVFHLQRVLWLDHGYLAGDDTDSHIDTLARFCPADTIAYVQCKDADDEHYEELHRMEEQLKTFRTLKGEPYRLLALPMADKIEEEGERLPATYANFLILNDAVLYPTYRQPENDARAGEVLREAFPGYEIIGIDCRALIKQHGSLHCVTMQYPVGVLK, from the coding sequence ATGGGATATTTTGTAGGACTGCCGCTGGGTGGTGCCGCAGAGAAGGACTGTCAGGTGCGTTTTGGCAAGAATATGACTTTTCAGGTAGAGACACGTGCTCCCCACTTGCCTGCCGAATGGGCTTTGCAAAGCGGCATACAGCTTACATGGCCCCATGCGGGTACAGACTGGACCTATATGTTGGACGAAGTGCAGGAATGTTTTGTAGCCATTGCCCACGAAATAGCCGCCCGGGAGACATTGCTGATTGTAACCCCAGAACCGGATGAGGTGAAGAAACAGATTCTCGGCAGGGTGAATATGGAAAATGTCCGTTTCCTGAAGTGTGAGACGAATGATACTTGGGCACGCGACCATGGAGCCATCACCCTACTGGATGCTGACGGTGTATCTCTGCTCGACTTTAAGTTCAACGGGTGGGGATTGAAGTTTGCATCCGATAAGGATAATTTGATTACGCGTCGTGCGGTGGAGTCGGAAGTGATGAAAGGAAAGTATGTAAATCGCTTGGGGTTTGTCCTTGAAGGCGGTTCCATCGAAAGTGACGGCATGGGTACGTTGCTCACCACCTCCGAATGCCTGCTTTCGCCTAACCGGAACGGACAGATGAACCGGGTGGAAATTGAGGAATATCTTCGTTCCGTTTTTCACCTGCAACGTGTTCTTTGGCTGGACCACGGTTATTTGGCAGGTGACGATACGGACAGTCATATAGACACGCTGGCCCGTTTCTGCCCTGCCGACACGATAGCCTATGTACAATGCAAGGATGCGGATGATGAGCATTACGAAGAACTGCATCGCATGGAGGAGCAACTGAAGACTTTCCGTACGTTGAAGGGGGAACCTTACCGTTTGCTGGCTTTGCCCATGGCCGATAAGATAGAAGAGGAAGGGGAACGGCTTCCTGCCACTTACGCTAATTTCTTGATTCTGAATGATGCAGTGCTTTACCCCACCTATCGCCAGCCGGAGAATGATGCCCGCGCGGGGGAAGTGTTGCGGGAGGCTTTTCCCGGTTATGAAATTATCGGGATAGATTGCCGTGCTTTGATTAAGCAACACGGCTCTTTGCATTGTGTTACCATGCAATATCCCGTAGGGGTGTTGAAGTAA
- a CDS encoding DUF4891 domain-containing protein: MKTLLVLFLFLLSLLSCQDTNCSGKDVSEDMEEPVDTTPKATAIFWVDKDKDYQAKKKDGPLSLRTVKARVEIDSLGKVNLLAYTKPQSQRIKSYLQYRLEEFRVKKVMLDSGFVKPGVQYVQLRYLPGKLDAHHR, encoded by the coding sequence ATGAAAACATTACTTGTTTTGTTTCTTTTCCTTTTATCGTTATTGTCTTGTCAGGATACGAACTGTTCCGGTAAAGATGTATCTGAGGATATGGAGGAGCCGGTAGATACTACTCCCAAGGCTACGGCTATCTTTTGGGTAGACAAGGATAAAGATTATCAGGCTAAGAAAAAAGACGGTCCTCTTTCTCTACGCACCGTCAAGGCAAGGGTAGAGATTGATTCGCTGGGAAAAGTTAATCTGCTGGCATATACCAAGCCGCAAAGTCAACGCATCAAAAGTTACCTGCAGTATAGGCTTGAAGAATTCCGTGTAAAGAAAGTGATGTTGGACAGCGGCTTTGTGAAACCGGGCGTACAATATGTGCAGCTACGCTATCTCCCCGGAAAACTGGATGCCCACCACCGTTGA
- a CDS encoding DUF4377 domain-containing protein, whose translation MKTKKLFGILSLLIIIGVTSCNSDTPQDNVENIKMKVSSEIGTYQPWGSDHFIDCMLVKEEGKNEYEALDFLGIAGFDYSKGYEYTLLVKKTTLLNPPADASNIAYELVEVLSKVGVEYEYTIEVDGPNPFILSPDGGKYEIPFACKRKKYVAGEFTEEEYAPLKGLRYNMGTNYGTYTSIIKDGDTVGLYKFVIEGIEPYNMEGTPWWYYGIYPADADFFSETEPEPIYKQLFEQPQTEGEEHFIYPIIYASSGTFD comes from the coding sequence ATGAAAACTAAAAAACTATTCGGAATTTTATCGCTCTTGATTATAATTGGTGTGACCTCTTGTAACAGTGATACTCCACAAGACAATGTAGAAAACATTAAAATGAAGGTCTCTTCCGAGATTGGCACTTACCAGCCTTGGGGAAGTGATCATTTCATTGATTGTATGTTGGTAAAGGAGGAAGGTAAAAATGAATATGAAGCGTTGGACTTTTTAGGAATTGCCGGGTTTGATTATAGCAAGGGGTATGAATACACCTTATTGGTGAAAAAAACAACTTTGCTCAACCCTCCCGCCGATGCCAGTAATATTGCATACGAACTGGTCGAGGTGTTATCAAAAGTCGGAGTAGAATATGAATATACAATAGAGGTTGATGGACCCAATCCTTTTATTCTTTCTCCTGATGGAGGAAAATATGAGATTCCTTTTGCATGCAAAAGAAAAAAATATGTAGCAGGCGAGTTTACTGAAGAAGAATATGCTCCTTTAAAAGGATTGAGATATAATATGGGGACCAATTATGGAACCTATACAAGCATTATAAAAGATGGTGATACAGTTGGATTATATAAGTTTGTAATCGAGGGTATTGAGCCTTATAATATGGAAGGAACTCCCTGGTGGTATTATGGTATTTATCCTGCTGATGCAGATTTTTTCTCTGAAACAGAGCCGGAACCTATCTACAAACAATTGTTTGAACAACCGCAAACGGAAGGTGAAGAACATTTTATATATCCGATAATATATGCTTCATCGGGTACGTTTGATTAG
- a CDS encoding GtrA family protein — protein sequence MKESARIFRFAVIGTLNALIMAVTVWVMMDELDINYMLSNVTAYILAQIHNFIWCKYWIFPTEKKSNTWRQVLLFSIAFGMAYGAQFLFLIGLVEGLDCNEYLAQFLGLFIYGSVNFLMNKRVTFR from the coding sequence GTGAAAGAGTCTGCACGCATTTTTCGTTTTGCGGTAATCGGCACGCTGAATGCCTTGATTATGGCTGTTACCGTTTGGGTAATGATGGACGAACTGGACATCAACTATATGCTCTCCAATGTAACCGCATATATACTTGCACAGATACACAACTTCATCTGGTGCAAGTACTGGATATTCCCTACAGAAAAAAAGAGCAACACTTGGCGACAAGTGCTGCTCTTTTCCATAGCTTTCGGAATGGCTTACGGAGCGCAATTCCTTTTCCTCATAGGGCTGGTGGAGGGACTGGACTGCAATGAATACCTTGCCCAGTTCCTGGGATTATTCATCTACGGAAGTGTCAATTTCCTGATGAACAAACGGGTGACATTCCGTTAG
- the spt gene encoding serine palmitoyltransferase produces the protein MGLLQDKFAKYDLPQQFMAKGVYPYFRTINSHQDTEVMMDGKKVLMFGSNAYMGLTYDKRIIDASIAATEKYGTGCAGSRFLNGTLDIHVELEKELAEFVGKDEALCFSTGFTVNEGIIPAVVGRGDYIICDDRDHASIVDGRRLAFATQLKYKHNDMEALEKELQKCELDAVKLIVVDGVFSMEGDLANLPEIVRLKKKYNASIYVDEAHGLGVFGKQGRGVCDHFGVTEDVDLIMGTFSKSLASIGGFVAGDKAVINWLRHNARSYIFQASSTPAATAAAREALHIIKSEPERIQRLWDITNYALKKFRDAGFEIGETESPIIPLYVRDTEKTFIVTKLAFDEGIFINPVIPPACAPQDTLVRVALMATHTVEQVDYAVEKLTKCFKELGIIK, from the coding sequence ATGGGTTTACTACAAGACAAATTTGCGAAATACGACCTGCCGCAGCAGTTTATGGCAAAAGGCGTATATCCTTATTTCCGCACAATTAACAGCCATCAGGATACAGAGGTAATGATGGATGGTAAAAAGGTTCTGATGTTCGGCTCTAATGCATATATGGGACTGACATATGACAAGCGTATCATTGATGCCTCGATAGCTGCCACAGAAAAATATGGCACCGGTTGTGCAGGTTCCCGCTTTCTGAACGGAACACTCGATATACATGTTGAACTGGAGAAGGAATTGGCTGAATTCGTAGGAAAAGATGAAGCACTCTGTTTTTCTACCGGATTTACTGTAAACGAAGGTATTATTCCTGCCGTTGTAGGCCGTGGGGATTATATTATTTGTGATGACCGTGATCACGCTTCCATTGTAGATGGCCGCCGTCTTGCATTTGCCACTCAGTTGAAGTACAAGCATAACGATATGGAGGCTTTGGAAAAAGAACTCCAGAAATGCGAACTGGATGCTGTAAAGCTGATTGTTGTGGATGGAGTATTTTCCATGGAAGGTGACTTGGCCAATCTGCCCGAAATTGTCCGCCTGAAGAAGAAATACAACGCCAGCATTTACGTGGACGAAGCTCACGGCTTGGGTGTATTCGGAAAACAAGGCCGTGGTGTGTGCGACCATTTCGGTGTTACCGAAGATGTAGACCTGATTATGGGTACATTCAGCAAGTCATTGGCTTCCATCGGTGGTTTTGTTGCTGGAGACAAGGCGGTAATCAATTGGCTGCGCCACAATGCCCGTTCCTATATATTCCAGGCAAGTAGCACACCTGCTGCTACGGCTGCAGCCCGCGAGGCGCTTCACATCATCAAGTCCGAACCTGAACGCATCCAACGTCTGTGGGACATCACTAACTATGCCTTGAAGAAGTTCCGCGATGCAGGCTTCGAAATCGGTGAGACAGAATCTCCTATCATTCCTCTCTATGTGCGTGATACAGAGAAGACATTTATAGTAACGAAGCTGGCTTTTGACGAAGGTATCTTCATCAACCCCGTTATTCCACCTGCATGTGCTCCACAAGATACACTGGTGCGTGTAGCGTTGATGGCTACCCATACGGTCGAACAAGTGGATTATGCTGTAGAAAAATTGACTAAATGTTTCAAGGAATTGGGTATCATCAAGTAA
- the aspS gene encoding aspartate--tRNA ligase, with product MYRSHTCGELRISDVNKQVTLAGWVQRSRKMGGMTFIDLRDRYGITQLVFNEEVNAELCERANRLGREFVIQVKGTVNERFSKNQHIPTGDIEIIVSELDVLNSSLTPPFTIEENTDGGDDIRMKYRYLDLRRANVRSNLELRHKMTIEVRKYLDSQGFIEVETPILVGSTPEGARDFVVPSRMNPGQFYALPQSPQTLKQLLMVSGFDRYFQIAKCFRDEDLRADRQPEFTQIDCEMSFVEQDDVINLFEGMAKYLFKEIRGVEMNEPFMRMPWADAMKYYGSDKPDLRFGMKFVELMDIMKGHGFPVFDNAAYIGGICAEGAAHYTRKQLDVLTEFVKRPQIGAKGMVYARVEADGNVKSSVDKFYAQEVLQEMKAAFNAKPGDLILILSGDDAMKTRKQLNELRLEMGNQLGLRDKNKFVCLWVVDFPMFEWSDEEGRLMAMHHPFTHPKDEDIPLLDTDPAAVRADAYDMVCNGIEVGGGSIRIHDAQLQAKMFEILGFTPEKAQEQFGFLMNAFKYGAPPHGGLAYGLDRWVSIFAGLDSIRDCIAFPKNNSGRDVMLDAPSVIDQKQLDELNLIVEVKE from the coding sequence ATGTATAGATCACACACCTGCGGAGAACTCCGTATCTCCGATGTTAACAAGCAAGTGACGCTGGCAGGTTGGGTACAGCGCAGCCGTAAGATGGGAGGCATGACTTTCATTGACCTCCGCGACCGTTACGGAATTACCCAATTAGTGTTCAACGAAGAGGTGAATGCCGAACTTTGCGAGCGTGCCAACCGCTTGGGCCGTGAATTCGTAATCCAGGTTAAAGGTACCGTAAACGAACGTTTCAGTAAAAACCAGCATATCCCGACGGGAGACATTGAAATCATCGTATCGGAACTGGATGTTCTGAACTCATCGCTGACCCCTCCCTTCACCATCGAGGAAAATACGGACGGTGGCGACGATATCCGCATGAAGTACCGTTATCTAGACCTGCGCCGTGCCAATGTACGCAGCAATCTGGAGCTTCGCCATAAAATGACAATTGAAGTACGCAAATACCTGGACAGCCAGGGATTCATCGAAGTGGAAACTCCGATTCTGGTAGGCTCCACACCCGAAGGTGCACGCGATTTCGTCGTTCCTTCACGCATGAACCCGGGACAATTCTATGCCTTACCTCAAAGCCCGCAGACACTGAAACAGTTGTTGATGGTTTCCGGTTTCGACCGTTACTTCCAGATAGCCAAATGCTTCCGTGACGAAGACCTGCGTGCCGACCGCCAGCCGGAATTCACACAGATTGACTGCGAAATGTCTTTTGTGGAGCAGGATGACGTCATCAACCTCTTCGAAGGCATGGCCAAATATCTGTTCAAGGAAATCCGTGGCGTAGAGATGAACGAGCCGTTCATGCGCATGCCATGGGCAGACGCCATGAAATATTACGGCAGCGACAAGCCCGACCTCCGTTTCGGCATGAAGTTCGTGGAACTGATGGACATCATGAAGGGACACGGATTCCCGGTATTCGACAATGCCGCCTACATCGGCGGTATCTGCGCAGAAGGCGCCGCACACTATACCCGCAAACAGCTGGATGTACTGACCGAATTCGTGAAAAGACCGCAAATCGGTGCCAAAGGTATGGTATACGCGCGCGTAGAGGCAGACGGCAACGTAAAATCAAGTGTCGACAAGTTCTATGCGCAGGAAGTATTGCAGGAGATGAAGGCTGCTTTCAACGCCAAGCCGGGTGACCTGATTCTGATTCTGAGCGGTGACGATGCCATGAAGACCCGCAAGCAACTGAACGAGTTGCGCCTTGAAATGGGTAACCAACTGGGATTACGCGACAAGAACAAGTTCGTCTGCCTTTGGGTGGTTGACTTCCCGATGTTTGAGTGGAGCGATGAAGAAGGCCGCCTGATGGCTATGCACCACCCGTTCACTCATCCGAAAGACGAAGATATTCCTTTGCTGGATACAGACCCGGCAGCTGTCCGTGCAGATGCATACGATATGGTGTGCAACGGTATTGAAGTGGGTGGAGGTTCCATCCGTATCCACGATGCACAGTTGCAGGCCAAAATGTTCGAGATTCTCGGATTCACTCCGGAGAAGGCTCAGGAGCAGTTCGGCTTCCTGATGAATGCCTTCAAATACGGTGCACCTCCTCACGGTGGTCTGGCATACGGTCTGGACCGTTGGGTCAGCATCTTCGCAGGTCTCGACAGTATCCGCGACTGCATTGCATTCCCCAAAAACAACAGTGGACGCGATGTAATGCTGGATGCACCTTCAGTTATTGACCAGAAGCAGCTGGACGAACTGAATCTGATTGTTGAAGTGAAAGAGTAA
- a CDS encoding ferredoxin domain-containing protein, producing the protein MIQNERDCRHEHVLDVARQMLTAARTAPKGKGIDVIEAALVTGEDIKKLSEKMVAMVEEHGMKFFLRDADNILQAECVIIIGTREQTQGLNCGHCGFPTCAGRPEGVPCALNTVDVGIAVGSACAMAADLRVDTRVMFSAGLAAQRLDWLKGCKTVFAIPVSASSKNPFFDRKPKEDK; encoded by the coding sequence ATGATACAGAATGAACGGGATTGCCGCCACGAACATGTGCTTGACGTGGCAAGGCAAATGCTGACTGCTGCGCGCACGGCACCGAAAGGAAAAGGTATTGATGTGATTGAAGCTGCGCTGGTTACGGGTGAAGACATTAAGAAGCTGTCTGAAAAGATGGTCGCTATGGTTGAAGAGCACGGTATGAAGTTCTTTCTCCGTGATGCGGACAACATTTTGCAGGCTGAATGTGTAATTATAATAGGTACGCGCGAGCAGACGCAAGGTTTGAATTGCGGACACTGCGGTTTTCCCACTTGTGCCGGTCGTCCGGAGGGAGTACCTTGTGCTTTGAATACGGTGGATGTAGGGATAGCTGTAGGTTCGGCTTGTGCCATGGCTGCCGATTTGAGGGTGGATACCCGTGTCATGTTTTCTGCCGGACTTGCCGCTCAGCGTTTGGATTGGCTGAAAGGATGCAAGACTGTCTTTGCCATTCCGGTGAGTGCATCCTCCAAGAATCCATTCTTCGACCGGAAACCGAAGGAAGATAAGTGA
- a CDS encoding ABC transporter ATP-binding protein has product MLQIENASIAYGNDILFSGFNLQLERGEIASISGPSGCGKSSLLNAILGFTPLKEGRIVLNGILLDKGNVDVVRKQTAWIPQELALPLEWVKDMVQLPFGLKANRGTPFSETRLFACFEDLGLEQELYYKRVNEISGGQRQRMMIAVASMIGKPLTIVDEPTSALDSGSAEKVLSFFRRQTENGSAILTVSHDKRFANGCDRHIIMK; this is encoded by the coding sequence ATGCTGCAAATAGAAAATGCCAGTATCGCCTACGGCAACGATATACTTTTCTCGGGTTTCAACCTGCAATTGGAAAGGGGAGAGATAGCCAGTATCTCCGGCCCTTCGGGATGCGGAAAGTCGTCACTGCTGAATGCCATACTTGGATTTACTCCGTTAAAAGAAGGACGCATCGTCTTGAACGGCATTCTGCTGGATAAAGGAAACGTCGACGTTGTCCGTAAGCAGACTGCATGGATTCCACAAGAACTGGCATTGCCGCTGGAATGGGTAAAGGACATGGTACAATTGCCCTTCGGTTTAAAGGCAAACCGGGGTACACCCTTTTCTGAAACCCGTTTATTTGCATGTTTCGAGGATTTGGGTCTGGAACAAGAGTTATATTACAAACGGGTGAACGAAATATCCGGAGGCCAACGCCAACGGATGATGATAGCCGTAGCCTCAATGATTGGCAAACCACTGACCATTGTCGATGAACCGACTTCCGCTCTCGACTCCGGTTCCGCGGAAAAAGTACTCTCTTTCTTCCGCAGGCAGACAGAAAATGGAAGTGCCATACTGACCGTATCCCATGACAAAAGATTCGCCAACGGATGTGACCGACATATAATCATGAAATAA
- a CDS encoding ABC transporter permease gives MGTIDISYLSLGIGLLLLLIPLFYIWKFKTGLLRATVIGTARMIVQLFFIGIYLNYLFLWDNPWINFLWVIVMIFVASQTALARTQLKRKILLLPISAGFLCSVVCVGLYFIGIVLRVENVFSARYFIPIFGILMGNMLSSNVIALNTYYSGLKREQQLYRYLLGNGATKAEAQAPFIRQAIIKSFSPLIANISVMGLVAFPGTMIGQILGGSSPNVAIKYQMMIMVITFTASMLSLMITISLASRKSFDAYGKLLPVMVEKKGKKEHK, from the coding sequence TTGGGAACCATAGATATATCATACCTCAGCCTGGGCATCGGATTATTGCTATTATTAATACCGCTGTTTTACATCTGGAAGTTCAAGACCGGACTGTTGCGCGCTACTGTGATAGGTACGGCACGCATGATTGTCCAGTTGTTCTTCATCGGCATATACTTGAACTACCTCTTTTTATGGGATAACCCGTGGATAAACTTTCTATGGGTAATTGTCATGATATTTGTAGCATCGCAGACGGCATTGGCACGAACACAATTGAAGAGGAAGATTCTGCTCCTGCCCATATCCGCAGGTTTCTTATGCAGTGTAGTATGTGTAGGCTTGTACTTTATCGGAATAGTACTGAGAGTGGAAAACGTATTCAGCGCCCGGTATTTCATCCCTATTTTCGGCATACTGATGGGCAACATGCTATCCAGTAACGTCATAGCCCTCAACACCTATTATAGTGGACTGAAACGGGAACAACAGCTTTACCGGTATCTTCTCGGCAATGGTGCTACAAAAGCGGAAGCACAGGCACCTTTCATCCGCCAAGCCATCATCAAATCCTTCAGTCCGCTGATTGCCAATATATCCGTGATGGGGCTGGTTGCTTTTCCGGGAACCATGATTGGCCAGATATTGGGTGGCAGCAGCCCGAATGTGGCCATCAAATATCAGATGATGATTATGGTCATCACCTTTACCGCCTCCATGCTGTCACTGATGATTACAATCTCTCTGGCTTCCCGCAAGTCGTTCGATGCCTACGGCAAGCTACTGCCGGTGATGGTAGAGAAGAAGGGAAAAAAGGAGCATAAATAA
- a CDS encoding diacylglycerol/lipid kinase family protein, which translates to MNENKKKIAFIINPISGTQSKEQILKWLDEKLDKERYAQEVIYTERAGHAVEIAAQKAQEDAHAVIAIGGDGTINEIARSLVHTKTALGIIPCGSGNGLARHLQIPMEPKKAIDIINDGLIDIIDYGKINDVPFFCTCGVGFDAFVSLQFSKAGRRGPLTYLEKTLLESLKYRPETYELEMDGSTLRYKAFLIACGNASQYGNNAYIAPQATLNDGLLDVTILEPFTVLDVPSLSFQLFNKTIDQNSRIKTFRCQTLRIHRSKPGVVHFDGDPMMMGENVDVKIMKKGLQVIVPRDAEKDTSNVLQRAQDYINGLKQINDAFVEDIAHKNKMILDKGKRQFKKLTKM; encoded by the coding sequence ATGAACGAAAACAAGAAGAAAATAGCATTCATCATAAACCCCATATCCGGCACTCAGAGTAAGGAGCAGATACTGAAGTGGCTCGATGAAAAGCTGGATAAGGAAAGGTATGCACAAGAAGTGATTTATACCGAACGGGCAGGCCATGCCGTAGAGATAGCGGCACAGAAGGCACAAGAAGATGCACATGCCGTCATCGCCATAGGAGGAGACGGCACCATCAATGAGATAGCTCGCTCACTGGTACATACAAAAACCGCTTTGGGCATCATTCCCTGCGGTTCCGGCAACGGACTTGCCCGCCATCTGCAGATTCCGATGGAGCCGAAAAAGGCCATCGACATCATCAATGACGGACTGATAGACATCATTGACTACGGAAAAATCAACGATGTGCCTTTCTTCTGCACCTGCGGCGTGGGATTCGACGCATTTGTAAGCCTGCAATTCTCCAAGGCGGGAAGGAGAGGACCACTCACTTATCTGGAAAAGACTCTGCTCGAAAGCCTGAAGTACCGTCCGGAAACCTATGAACTGGAAATGGACGGCAGCACCCTGCGATACAAGGCGTTCCTAATAGCCTGCGGAAACGCATCGCAATATGGAAACAATGCGTATATTGCCCCACAAGCCACCTTGAACGACGGACTGCTGGACGTCACCATACTCGAGCCGTTCACTGTGCTCGATGTACCGTCGCTCTCTTTCCAGCTCTTCAACAAGACCATTGACCAGAACAGCCGGATTAAGACGTTCCGTTGCCAGACACTCCGTATTCACCGTTCTAAACCGGGGGTAGTCCACTTTGACGGCGACCCGATGATGATGGGAGAGAATGTAGATGTAAAGATTATGAAGAAAGGACTGCAGGTCATTGTTCCCCGGGATGCGGAAAAAGACACTTCGAATGTCTTGCAGCGGGCACAAGACTATATCAACGGACTGAAACAAATTAATGATGCTTTTGTGGAAGACATCGCCCATAAAAACAAGATGATACTGGATAAAGGCAAAAGGCAATTCAAGAAACTGACAAAAATGTAA